The nucleotide window ATGCCGCCCGATTCGTTCGCCACCGACACCACGAAGAAGCAGTAGGGGATGCCAATGCGACGATCACGGGCGTGGGTGGCGGGGGTGACGCTGGTGATCGTGGCGCTGGTGACCACGCGCAGCCGGCTGGCAGGGGTTGGTGCCAAGGTCGACTTCAATCGCGACGTCCGCCCGATCCTCAGCAAGAATTGCGTCGGCTGCCACGGCGGCGTGCGCCAGCAGGGGGAGCTGTCGCTGCTCTTCCGCGATGACGCGATGAAGCCGGCCAAGTCGGGGAAGCGTGCGTTGGTACCGGGCAAGCCCGGAGCGAGCGAGATGATCGCGCGGATCACCGCGGCCGATCCGCACGACCGGATGCCGAAGGGACGTGACGCGCTCACCGCCCAGGAGATCAGCACCTTGCGCCGCTGGGTGGCGCAGGGCGCCGAGTGGGCGCCGCACTGGGCGTATGTGGCGCCCGAGGCGAAGCCGTTGCCGACGGTGTCGGATTCGAGTTGGGCACGGAATGGGATTGATCGCTGGGTGCTGGCGCGGCTCGACCAGGAACAGCTGCGGCCCTCGCCGCCGGCTGATTGCGCCACGCTCGCTCGGCGCGTCTCCCTCGACCTGATCGGGTTGCCGCCGACGCTGCAGCAAGTGGCCGCGTCGTGTGCGGGCGGGGCGCGTGGCTACGCGCAACTCGTCGACACGTTGCTGGCCTCTCCGCGCTTCGGCGAGCGGTGGGCGGCGATGTGGCTCGACCTGGCGCGCTACGCCGATTCACGAGGCTTCGAGGCCGATCGTGCCCGGCCGATGTGGCCGTACCGCGACTGGGTGATCGACGCCTTCAACCGCGACCTGCCGTTCGACCAGTTCACGATCGATCAGTTGGCAGGTGACCTGCTGCCGGCGCCGACCGAGGCGCAGCGGATCGCGACGGCCTTCCATCGCAACACGATGACCAACGACGAGGGCGGCACCGACGACGAGGAGTACCGGCTTGCCTCGGTGATCGACCGCGTCAACACCACCTGGACGGTGTGGCAGGGGACGTCGATCGGTTGCACGCAATGCCATGGCCATCCGTACGATCCGATCCGCCATGACGAGTATTACCGTGCACTCGCGATCCTCAACAACAGCGCCGACTGGGACCAGCCGGACGAGTATCCGCAGTGGCCGATCTTCGCGCCCGAGAAGGCGGCGCGCGGTCGCGAACTGGCCAGCGGCATCGAGCGGCTGCGCAATGAGATCGACAGCGTTGCGATGCTCCCGGCGCAGGAAGCGGCGCGGCGCGCCTGGGAAAAGGAACTGACGATTCCCGCGGTGGCCGGCAAGGTCAATGGCACCTGGCTCAACGAGGTGCGCCGCATCGTCAAGATCCCCGAGGCGAGCCGAGACACGGGCCAGCGGGCGCTGCTGCGCTACGCCTACACGCAGGTTGCCGAAGACAGCGCGTATGCGTCGCGCCGCGCGAAGCGGGACACGCTGCGCCGGGCAATCGATTCGCTCGCACCCACCTACATCCCGGTGATGCAGGAGCTGCCGTCGACGCGCCACCGGACCACGCGGGTCTTCGACCGTGGCAACTTCCTGGTGCAGACCAAGGTGGTCTCACCGGGCCTTCCTGCGGCGATTGCACCCGTCCTTCCGGCCGATGCCGCCAACCGCCTTGGTTTGGCGCGCGCGCTGGTCGCGCCGGAGAATCCGCTGACGGCGCGCGTCACCGTCAACCGTTTCTGGGAGCAGCTCTTTGGGACCGGGATCGTCGAGACGGTCGAGGACTTCGGCACGCAGGGGATGCCGCCGTCGCATCCAGAGCTGCTCGACTGGCTCGCGGTCCGCTTCCGTACCGACCTGCATTGGAGCGTGAAGGCGCTGCTGAAGGAGATGGTGCTCTCGGCCACGTATCGGCAGGCATCCGTCACCACGCCGCTATTGCAGGAGCGCGACCCGGCCAACCGGTTGCTGGCGCGCGGCCCACGCTTCCGGTTGACGGCCGAGCAACTGCGCGACCAGGCGCTGGCGAGCGCGGGACTCCTCAGTGCGAGGATGCACGGGCCGAGCGTGATGCCGCCGCAACCGGAAGGGGTGTGGCACCGGCCGTACAGCGGCGAGAAGTGGGTCGCCGACACCGGCGAGAACGGCCATCGGCGCGGCGTCTACACGCTCTGGAAGCGGACCGCGCCGTACCCGTCGATGGTGACCTTCGGGACGCCGAGCCACGAGGTGTCGGTGGCGCGCCGCACCCGCACCAACACGCCGCTGCAGGCATTGGTGCTGCTGAACGACCCGGTCTATACCGAGGCGGCGCAGGCGCTCGCGCGGCGGATGCTGCCGCTTGCCGATACGCTGCCGAATCCGGATCGGCTCGATGCCGCGCTGCGGTATGGCTACCAGTTGGCATTGCAACGGGCACCGAACCAGAAGGTCATGGCGTCGCTGCGCACACTGTACGCCACGGCGGCCAAGCACTACGAGGCGCATCCCGAAGACCGCGCCCTGGCCACCGGGGTACCGACCGCCGGCACCGCGCTCGCGGCGTTGACGGTGGTGGCCAACGGGATCATGAACCTCGATGCCTTCGTGACGAAGGAATGAGGAGCGCGCGATGACGACACCGAACGAAGCGCACCAGCGCGCCTTGCTGGAGATCACCCGTCGCCACTTCCTCGAGGCGGGGGCGACCGGCCTCGGTGCGGCAGCGCTGGCCTCGTTGCTCGGCTGCACGCCGCCGCGCACGAATCGCGACCCGCTGGCCGGCTTGACCATTGACGATCCGGTCGCCGCGCGCGCGCCGCATTTTCCGCCCACCGCCAAGCGCGTGATCTTCCTGCACATGGCCGGCGCGCCGTCGCAGCTCGAGCTGTTCGACTACAAACCGGTGCTGGCGCGGCTCGACGGCGAGCTCTGCCCCGAGTCGCTGCTGGAAGGCCAGCGCTTCGCCTTCATCAAGGGGATCCCGCGGATGCTCGGTCCGCAGGCCGCCTTCACGCAGCACGGGCAATCGGGGGCATGGATCTCCGACCGCCTGCCACACCTCGCCGGCGTGGCCGACGAGATCGCCTTCCTCAAGGCGATGCACACCGATCAGTTCAATCACGCGCCGGCGCAGTTGCTGGTGCACACCGGCGGTCCGCGGCTCGGCCGGCCGAGCATCGGGTCATGGGTGACCTACGGCCTCGGCACCGAGAACGAGAACCTGCCGTCGTTCGTGGTGCTGCTCTCGGGTGGTGCGGCGCCCGATGCCGGCGCGTCGGTCTATGGCAGCGGCTTCCTCCCGTCGGTCTATCAGGGGGTGCAGTGCCGATCGGCCGGCGATCCGGTGCTCTATCTCTCCGATCCGCACGGGATGCCGCGCGACCTGCGCCATGCCGAGCTCGAGGCGATCCAGGACATCAACAAGCAGCATCATGCCGAGGCAGGCGATCCGGAGATCCTCACCCGGATTTCGCAGTACGAGATGGCGTTCCGGATGCAGCTCTCGGTGCCCGACGCGATGGATATCAGCAAGGAGCCGGAGTCGATCCACCAGATGTACGGCAGCGTGCCCGGCGAGACGTCGTTCGCCAACAATTGCCTGCTGGCTCGGCGGCTCAGCGAGCGCGGCGTGCGTTTCATCCAGCTCTTTCACTGGGGCTGGGATTCGCACGGCGCGGGCGAGTCGGAGGCGCTCAACGCCGGCTTCATCAAGCGCTGCCAGGAAACGGACCGCGCGATCGCGGCGTTGATCAACGACCTCAAGCAGCGCGGGCTGCTCGAGGAGACGCTGATTGTGTGGGGCGGCGAGTTCGGCCGCACCCCGATGCGCGAGAACCGCACCGGCACCGACAATCCGTTCGTGGGCCGCGACCACAACCCCGGCGCCTTCACGATGTGGATGGCGGGCGGCGGGGTGAAGGGCGGCGTGAGCCACGGCGAGACGGACGAAATCGGCTACCAGGGGGTGAGTGGCCGAACCGACGTGCACGACCTGCAGGCCACCATCCTCCACGCGCTCGGCTTCGACCACGAACGGCTGATCTTCCCGTTCCAGGGGAGGAATCAGCGGTTGACGGATGTGTCGGGGCGAGTGATAAGAGAAGTGTTGGGGTAGCAGCGAACGGCGAGCAGCGAACAGCGATGATGGATGATGGATGATGGATGGTGGACTGTGAACGGTGAGGAGAGTGATGTCGCTGGCCAGGTTGAGAACGCTGGCGTTGAAGCTCCCCGAGGCGCACGAGGTCGAGGCGTGGGGAGAGCCGACGTTTCGTGTGAAGAACAAGCTCTTCGCGATGTACGCGGCGCCGAACAACCATCATGGCGCGGGGCGCGCCGCCGTCTGGCTCAAGGCGGCACCTGGCAATCAGCAGATGATGGTGAGCGCGGAACCGGAGCGCTTCTTTGTGCCGCCGTACGTCGGCAAGGCGGGGTGGGTCGGGGTCTGGCTGGATCGGAAGCCGGACTGGAAGGAGGTCGCGGAGTTGCTGCGCGATTCGTGGCGGCTGGTGGCGCCGAAGACGCTGGTCAAGCGAGTCGACGCGCTATAGCGTCACCCGGTGTGCCGTGCGGGGGGCCTTCCGGGCAACGAGCCAGGCCGGAATCCCAACCCCCACGATGTGAATCATGATTCCGTTGATCACCACGGGTGCCGTTCGCGCGGCGGTGTTCGCCGCCGACAGCGGGACGACGAGATAGCTCATCACCAGCCAGACGCCGATGCCGTAGCAGGCACCGACGAGGATCGGTCGCGTCGTGAGGGCGGGGATGCGACGCGCCAGCAGGTAGGCGATGGCGACGACCGTGGTGGCGATGGTGTAGTGGAGCACGACGCCGAGGGCTGCCGTGGGGAGACCGCCCTGGAAGGCCTCGCGACCGAGGAGGCCGGCGGCGATCGCCTGGAAGATCCGGATGGTGCTGACACCACGCAGTCCGAAAAAGATGACGGCGTCGAGGCCGTCGAGTGCGCCGACGATGAGACCGCCGAGGAGGATGGCGCGGAGCGGGGAGCGGAGGGGCATGCCACAATGCTAACGCGCGCCGATGAGGGCGCGCGTCAGCGATGGTCAGGCATTGGTAAGGGGCCGAACCGGCTGCCTACCGTCCGCGGCGCGACCAGCCCCAGCCACCACCGAAGATCAAGAAGAGCAGGATGATCAGGAGAATCGTGTTGGTGGACATGGCCCAGCCCCCTCTGATTGGACGCCGCCATGTGACGCCGCAGGGCGCGGCATCGCGATGCGGCAGCGTCCTCGGAAGCTACGGCGCAGCGTGAAGGGGGCAATCGCTCGAACGGATGCTCGGGGATCTAGTTCGCGCGATCAGGCTCGGTGCGTTCGACGAATTCGCTGATCGACTGCAACCGGAGTCCGGGGACGCGCGCGTACTCACGCTGATTCAGCGTGACCAGCGCGTCGCCGCCAGCGATCGCCGTGGCGGCGATGAGGAGGTCGTGCGCGCCGATCGTCGTGCCGCCCCTGGCGAGCTCGGCCCAGAGTTCGGCGTGCATCCGCGCTTCGCCAAGGCCGAAGGGGAGCACTGGCAACTCCACGAGCAGTGCCTCGACGAAGGCAGCGCGTCGCATCCGAATGCCGCGTGAGCCTGCGCGATGGACGCCATGAAGCAATTCGCTCGCGGTGATGGCGGCGATCGCGACGGGCGTGTCGCCCATGGACTCGAGCAGTGCCTCCAATCGGAAGTGGCCCCGCTCCGCCGCGATCAGCACCGACGAGTCGAGGATCACGCCCACGGTGACTCCGGGAGCGGCATCGCGTCGCCGGTGCGCGCGATGTCGTCGGCAAAGGCCGCCGCATCCTCGGGCGTGAGGTGGGGAAGCGTCTGCCATCGCGCGGCCAGTTCGCGCGCGGTGACCTGCCGCGGCTCGGCGCGGCCCACGCGCTCCGGCGCGAGGTAGCGGACCACGGCCTCGCGGACGACCTGCGACTTGGGGACGCGGTCCTCCGCGGCCCGGGCTTCGAGCGCGTCGCCCAGCGCCTCTGGAAGGCGGAGCGTGAGGTGGGAGTCTTTCATGTGACGCAATGTAATACGTTCGTAACACACGACAAGCGTTCAGGCCAGCGGTGTCGCCACCAGGCAGCGGCAGCCGA belongs to Gemmatimonadota bacterium and includes:
- a CDS encoding MmcQ/YjbR family DNA-binding protein, with translation MSLARLRTLALKLPEAHEVEAWGEPTFRVKNKLFAMYAAPNNHHGAGRAAVWLKAAPGNQQMMVSAEPERFFVPPYVGKAGWVGVWLDRKPDWKEVAELLRDSWRLVAPKTLVKRVDAL
- a CDS encoding ribbon-helix-helix protein, CopG family — translated: MKDSHLTLRLPEALGDALEARAAEDRVPKSQVVREAVVRYLAPERVGRAEPRQVTARELAARWQTLPHLTPEDAAAFADDIARTGDAMPLPESPWA
- a CDS encoding DUF1501 domain-containing protein, translating into MTTPNEAHQRALLEITRRHFLEAGATGLGAAALASLLGCTPPRTNRDPLAGLTIDDPVAARAPHFPPTAKRVIFLHMAGAPSQLELFDYKPVLARLDGELCPESLLEGQRFAFIKGIPRMLGPQAAFTQHGQSGAWISDRLPHLAGVADEIAFLKAMHTDQFNHAPAQLLVHTGGPRLGRPSIGSWVTYGLGTENENLPSFVVLLSGGAAPDAGASVYGSGFLPSVYQGVQCRSAGDPVLYLSDPHGMPRDLRHAELEAIQDINKQHHAEAGDPEILTRISQYEMAFRMQLSVPDAMDISKEPESIHQMYGSVPGETSFANNCLLARRLSERGVRFIQLFHWGWDSHGAGESEALNAGFIKRCQETDRAIAALINDLKQRGLLEETLIVWGGEFGRTPMRENRTGTDNPFVGRDHNPGAFTMWMAGGGVKGGVSHGETDEIGYQGVSGRTDVHDLQATILHALGFDHERLIFPFQGRNQRLTDVSGRVIREVLG
- a CDS encoding PSD1 domain-containing protein, with translation MRRSRAWVAGVTLVIVALVTTRSRLAGVGAKVDFNRDVRPILSKNCVGCHGGVRQQGELSLLFRDDAMKPAKSGKRALVPGKPGASEMIARITAADPHDRMPKGRDALTAQEISTLRRWVAQGAEWAPHWAYVAPEAKPLPTVSDSSWARNGIDRWVLARLDQEQLRPSPPADCATLARRVSLDLIGLPPTLQQVAASCAGGARGYAQLVDTLLASPRFGERWAAMWLDLARYADSRGFEADRARPMWPYRDWVIDAFNRDLPFDQFTIDQLAGDLLPAPTEAQRIATAFHRNTMTNDEGGTDDEEYRLASVIDRVNTTWTVWQGTSIGCTQCHGHPYDPIRHDEYYRALAILNNSADWDQPDEYPQWPIFAPEKAARGRELASGIERLRNEIDSVAMLPAQEAARRAWEKELTIPAVAGKVNGTWLNEVRRIVKIPEASRDTGQRALLRYAYTQVAEDSAYASRRAKRDTLRRAIDSLAPTYIPVMQELPSTRHRTTRVFDRGNFLVQTKVVSPGLPAAIAPVLPADAANRLGLARALVAPENPLTARVTVNRFWEQLFGTGIVETVEDFGTQGMPPSHPELLDWLAVRFRTDLHWSVKALLKEMVLSATYRQASVTTPLLQERDPANRLLARGPRFRLTAEQLRDQALASAGLLSARMHGPSVMPPQPEGVWHRPYSGEKWVADTGENGHRRGVYTLWKRTAPYPSMVTFGTPSHEVSVARRTRTNTPLQALVLLNDPVYTEAAQALARRMLPLADTLPNPDRLDAALRYGYQLALQRAPNQKVMASLRTLYATAAKHYEAHPEDRALATGVPTAGTALAALTVVANGIMNLDAFVTKE
- a CDS encoding type II toxin-antitoxin system VapC family toxin, whose translation is MADASPPHARGCGGLCRRHRAHRRRDAAPGVTVGVILDSSVLIAAERGHFRLEALLESMGDTPVAIAAITASELLHGVHRAGSRGIRMRRAAFVEALLVELPVLPFGLGEARMHAELWAELARGGTTIGAHDLLIAATAIAGGDALVTLNQREYARVPGLRLQSISEFVERTEPDRAN